AGGAAGAAAATTGTCCTTTAGATATAGAAAAAAGAGGGAACATTTGATAGTTTTAATATGAATAATTGtcgtctttctttctttgtagCTAAATTTCACAATAATAGTAGGAGGTTCTTGAGTCTAACGATGAATAAACAAGCTTGAAATTCgacacagaaaaaaaagaacgattttattttatcttgcAGTCATGAAAACTATGTCACATCTCTAGGAAAATTCCGAGAACTTAAGACACATTTTATAAAATCAGTATTTTTGTAGGGGACAAAGCtacattgtttttaacattAGTTTTTCCAAATCTACCGATATGCACACTATAAGTGATTTATGTCTGCCATTTCATTAGTTTGCATACCCTACTTATAGTTACATATCTCGTGTAAGGTAGGGCAGGTGAATATTTATAGTGACCTAACGCGTTTAAAAGTGGGTCAGGGCGAATATAAATTTTACCAATATATAACTCTCATGACAATGGCATTGTAAAAACGTTAATTTACGACCCTTATAAAGACATGATGACCGACTTAACCCACAAAGTTTACTGACCTCCTTGTCGGTGAAAATTGGATTTTTGATTTAGTCCCATTAATTTTACTGTTCTTCTGAGAGTTATGAATACATTCAATATTAGACAGGCAATGAATCATTTTATTGAAAACTGAAGTCGTTTGATATTAAAACAgtttttgacacattttcaacATCTAACTTTActcttgttcaaaatatgaactCTTTTGTTACAATAATTGTCGTTGCTATAGAGACACGACACCATGCTGTTTTCGTTAACGTAGAGTGTGCCTTGGGAGTAAACTTATAAcaattttgctgttactttgttcaagaaaacttcaaCCTATGCTCAGTTAAAGACAATGAAAAAATCTGGGGTCAACCGTACAAAATTTTGATACAGAGGTCATAATGACATCAAactttagtcattttagaatccaatatggccgccgaatacagTTAACTCTATAGGGTCGAGTTCCTTAAAAAGAAGACGGCGAGCCCcgaatttcttttgttatttcaaaagggcaaggaacaagctttcatatgacaaagtttggGTAGAATTACAGAAATtcgattttcagggaaatttgttCCTGACTTGTAATCTACcttaaaaaataaagttttcatTACAAGAAATTTACCTAGCAATGTACAGTTGACAGCGCAAGTGAGAACACCACTGTTGAACCAGGTGAACACCACGTGTCTAAGTTTGTATGCTTGCACAGGGAAAGGTCATGACATCAAACATTATAATTGCAAACTTTGTCAAAATGAACACCTAATGTGACGTGACATTCTGACGATCTCAAAATGTTGCCATCATTTTGGTAACCTTTCGGAGACCAGACATATTATTCATCTGTACAACTTGACATATACCACCGGTAGATAAGTGACAGCTATGACGTATAGTGTGTACAATGAGATACAATATGCCGATTACATGTTTGCGAATGCTACTAAAATGGTATGTCTGCAGATTGTCCATGCGGGTAACCAAAGTAGTCACATGCAtcaccacagcctcttttacggcaccacaTTGTGTGTACAATGAGATACAATATATCGATTACATGTTTGCGAATGCTACTAAATGTCTACATATTGTCTATGCGGGTAACCAAGGTAGTCACATGCATCAtagtcgtaaaccacagcctcttttacggcaccacattgtgtgtacaatgaaatacaatataccAATTACATGTTTGTGAATGCTACTAAATGTCTACATATTGTCCATGCGGGTAACCAATTGCACGATAGTCATCgtcatcgtaaaccacagcctcttttacggcaccatccaaagCCTTTTTTACGGCACCGTGCAAGACAAGCGGTCTAGTCTAAGGACCATTTTCAGGTGTGTCAAAGcagaagaaaaataaagtaCGCCTGATTTGCGATGATGGTAATGAATTGTCAATTACACAATATTTAATGATGAAAGCTCTATTACATTGTAGAGTCAACTAAATCCCCATCAGTTCTTCAATACAAAGTTCGTATTTTAGCAcatctactacactatttccgACTCTGACAGAATTTTGCGCACTTTCTGGGCAATGCCGGCTTGCCATGGCCAACTAGCAATCTGTGCATTTTTTTCTCGTTCACGTAGAAAAGGTCTTGGTGCAAACCGCTTTACTAAGCTAGTAACTGTTCTGTGCTCAGAGATTGTAACGTAATAAAATAACACCATTATCACAAGCTATAACAGTTATATCAGTTTTCAGCAATACCAAATTTATGTTTTACTATTCTTTAACACATTACATTGTCTATGGTGCAGTACTCTTTTTGGACAAAGATTCGACATATTCAGATTGCCAACGAACATTGAACCACTGATCTGTCCATGGTTGTCTCTGACCCTCTCCAGATTCATGTATTTACAGTTCTGACCTCTAGATCATGCGCTGTTGTCAGctgattgtatatattgtgtcgTGGATCTCTATCTATTATGGGATCTTACCGTCTGTTGTTAGCGCGGGTTGTTGGCAGACGACACTTAATTGGAAAGTAATGAAGGGCGGTTGATTGCACCGCCACCTTGAGGTCAACTGTAATTAATGAAGTAGTCATTCTGATGTTGACAAATCATCGACCAGGACAGATTAATGCTACAAATGATCCTTGGCATATTAACAATGCTCATGTGctaaaattcaaattaaaaaaatgaaaaatatttctaGCTGAGATTTGCGTTCACGATTCGAGGACAGCTAGCTAAACTTCATTTGtttataattgtatttttacCATGAAGTGGTTGTCATGGTCAATCTAAGCATTATTTTCGATTTGTTTACATAAGtttcaaattattgatattattttcagATATACTTCCACCTATTGCCAGGTGAAGAATTAAGAAGATAATCACTGATAATCTGGATAATAATTCTAATCTGGGACAATCGTATAATCTGGTGACGGACTGTCTGGTAAAACGAATATTTTTAGATGACAATTTTGACAGTGGCCATGTCGAGATCATCGTTACGTCACAGTAGATCTGAGACCTCATTGGCCAATTATCCGTTCCGTGACCGACGTGGATCAACGTCATCAGTAAACAGCGTTGTACGGATTGTTGTACTTGGAGCATCAGGTGTCGGCAAAACAGGTGGGTGATGGCGCCCTCTGTAGTTGACTTAAACTTTGTAGAAAAATTACAGAATTTTTACGTTTGTGATTAGTTGATATCCATATAGAGCAGACGATTTGGTGTAATTCATCTTTCGTAATGAATCTGTTTTTTTACTGGgactgaaaatttacaaatatgtaattcATCTTTCCTTATGAATCGGGGTTGCACATCATAGCAATTTGTGTATACTTCATGTCATGCCATAGACATAGGAATGGCTTTCAAATATCTGTGGCCACATATACATCAAAGCGTGTACTTCAAGTGTTTTTTCTGAAATGATTCCATGACAAATTGCGTCCAACACCACTGCAACTCTCAAACACTTCATCAGCCATAAGCAATAACACCTTTCACCTCTAATTACCTTCAAGTGTTTTTTTTGACGTCAGAAAGGTTGGACGCAACTTATCACGGATTAAAATGTCTTGCAACACATCGAAAGACACAATTTTATGACTTCGAAATGTATTAGGTATCTTTCAAATAATTGATACCATGATTACAGCAATCTAGATTGACCACAGATTAATTGATAAAGATCCCTTGAGTCAAAAAGCAAATCTTTAGGAGTAAAAAAACAcggcacatacatgtagagtaaCAACGACGCCTTACAAACAATCAGACGTGGATATTATAATCTTCACAAAGTGAAACCCTCTTTAATAAATATAGTACACATTTCTCCAAATCCACTCCACAGCACTGACAGTCCGGTTTTTGACAAGGAGATTTATTGGTGAATATCACCCTACACTAGGTATGTACTACTGTGTGTTTCTTCTGTCATGCTTGATCTACTGCACACTGCAGGTTTACGATTAATCGGTCAATGTGATCTAATACACACTGCAGGTTTACGATTAATCGGTCAATGTGATCTAATACACACTGCAGGTTTACGATTAATCGGTCAATGTGATCTAATACACACTGCAGGTTTACGATTAATCGGTCAATGTGATCTAATACACACTGCAGGTTTACGATTAATCGGTCAATGTGATCTACTATCACCTTACATTATGTAGATTCTGGTGAGATAGTATTCAGTCAATGTGTacattaaatcaatcaatcaatcaatcaatcaatcaatcaatcaatcaatcaatcaatcaatcagtcagtcagtcagtcaattaattaatcaatcaggGAATCAGTCAGtagtcaattaattaatcaataaatCAGCCATTTATGttacttattttaatattcatctCAGTAATACACATGATTACGTCATGATTTCAGAGAGTACATATCAATATCAAACTACGGTTGATAACGAAGACGTTTCCATGGAGATAATGGATACGGCAGGTTTTGtaagttcaattttttttaaattcatatttgGACAATTTCCCTTCGAGTTTATGGAATgtaaaatcatcatcatcatcatcatcatcatcatcatcaacaacaacaacaacaacaacaacaacaacaacaacaacaacaacaacaacaacaacaacaaatgccaACATAAACGAACAGAATACAAAATATAGGAAACAAATTCTTCctttttcttgtttttgacGGCAAAGAGGGATGGGGCGTCAGGCGAAGGGGAGGGGTATCAGGTAGCATCACGTAGTGTGTTTTCTCATTGGCAAGAAGAATAAGGCAGCTGTGCATATACACACCAGTTAATGGGGGACGACAAtgcaggaaataaaggcatatTGAAAAGAGAATTTTTTAGtgatttttacatcacttacatttcGTGCGATTGCCGAGAAAAACCGAGTTGTAACTTGTTCCCTTCTTACTGCTTTGACAATATATAGATTCCCATGAATCTCGAGATTTGATTCTCGTATTGGACACGCATTGCTTGTCGGGAGTCAGCAACCATGCATATGTAATGaatgtacataaatatttatgactcctaagtgcttattacctccaaataaaataatcatgaatatttactatGTGGATGtattaattatatacaattatgTCATTGCGGTCCTTCTACTTACTATACTATATCAAGTCTCATTATGTATTCTTTCTTATAGCTCGACGACACATCTTTACGGGACGGACAGACTTCATGGGCCGAAGCATTTTTGTTGGTGTACTCTATCACAGACAAGACAAGTTTTGATCACATAGAACGATTATGGAGTGAAATTAAGACACAGAAGCCGTCCAACGTAATGGCGGCCATCTTGGTTGGCAACAAGAACGATTTAAAACATTATCGTCAGGTGACCATGAACGATGGTGACAGACTTGCTGACGTCATTGGCTGTCCATTTTACGAAGTGTCTGCTATGGACGGACAACAAATTCCACTAGTAAACGAACTTTTCCGAAATACTGTCAGAGAATTACGCACAAAGAAGACAGAAAATATGTCGAGGAAGGGCAGCTCAGCTGCACAAATGAAGAAAGCTGTCAAAGAATTTCTATCTTTCCGAGGGTCGAGTAAACATAAATCTCATGCAacgtaataaatacaaatttatgaCCCCACCAAAGTtaaggtggggtggggtggggtgggttaTATGTGTGGAGGGGGAAGGACAGAGTGTTATGACAAATTTGGTTGATATTGcaattttaaaccaaaatttGGAAGACAATTTACACACGAGGTATGTTTTATATTATGCTTGTCTGAAATACGGTTGAACATTGTCTAAATGTATATCTGAGTGAGAGTAAGTGTAAAATGGAGAAaagtggtatatatatatatatattcgaaaagagaaaacaaatttAAGAATAAGACGGAAAGTGCATAGCACTCAAAAAACTAACTGTTCGTACATTTCCAATATTGCTGTTCCACAACATAACTTATTCTCATTGGTATAAATACTAGATATCTGTAACATAGCAACGTACACAGTCCACCAACTTTACTGGAAGTATTCTTTTCTTTTGGAAATGCGTTACAGTGTAAACATGTATAGAATAGGAGCTTGAAATCGAGCTCTTTATCGACATAAATGTAGCTCAGTTGTTGTCACTAAGGTATCGCCAGTTGCAGTCTACATTTGGTCTACTCTCTCTGTTTGAGACAACCGTACAGAAACCAATACAAACTacacatgttacactttaagatttaatgaatacagtttcttgcaacattttgtctaaaatttgAGTGAACTAAAGTGcaaccatgcagacatcaaatgcagacatcaaaacattgctCATTGGCGCCCGCGTGTCTGCGTGTAGTTGTAGTTCAtttgaatggtttatttcatttaggcaaaatgtaacaataactTGCGTTCTTGCTATCTTACAGTATAGCATGTGCATTTTCTGATTTGTTTCTAAAtctgtgttgttgtacaaaacaAAGATAGTAATCACTaacttgaaacgggctgtatTTTTGCCAAAATTGAACATTATTTTTGCgatttaaactttaaaaaagtgtTTAGGTTGTGGTTGAGTACTCATCCACACGGAAAGTTTTGAGTTACAGctgttgtaaccatggtaacctgGGGCCGTAAAGTAGTTCCGGAGATGATATATGATAAAGTTCAACACACTTTTATAAAAAGGTCTAATACTATACAAGAGACTTTTAACTTGATAAGAACCAGAGTACCATACATTCCACATTTTAATGATACATTTCTTGAGATTATTTACTTTAGAATGGTGAATTAAATCAGAAAATCGACTGATCGACTTGTATAAAGTAAAAACTGTTTTTTAAACAACAAAGAACATAATGTATGACGTGAtcatgattttgaaatgttcaGAGTACAGACTTAAAAAGTATGTttagaatattatttttttctgtacacTTATCAGAAGGGTTGGAAATTACTTTCAACCAATGGAAACTTACAACAAGCaatcaaacaaagaaacaaacaaacaaacaaacaaacaaacaaacaaacaaaccagagTTAAAGAGTATTGACTGTAAAATAGATATCGCTTTGTAACGTAGAGGGCGTATGGacatgaaatgtatttttgatgtATAAATGACTTGGGTATGTTATGTTAGTATTTGCATATGAAGTCTGGTTTGACGTCATACAATGCAGTGGAAACAAGGTAATTGTTAGGAAATATTTAATATCTACCGTTCGATATCGTGTATGACATTGTTTATAGATTGTGAGTGATTGGTCACtttaaattgtaaatacagTGAGTATCTGAATAAAACAAGGCCACGCCTGTTAATGCAATGTTAATGTTTCATTTTAGTCGTGAAACTTTGTGTATGCTATCTGGATTGGGGCATTTCCCAAGACCTGCCCCCCCCCActcacacacacgcatacatacatacatacatgcatgcatgcaagcatgcatgcatgcatgcatgcatgcatgcatacatacatacatacatacatacatacatacatacatacatacatacatacatacatacatacatacatacatacacacacacacacacacacacatacacacatacatacatacatacatacatacatacatacatacatacatacatacatacatacatacatacatacatacatacatacatacatacatacatacatacatacatacatacggtcACGCCATTTCCTATATAGAATAACTT
The Glandiceps talaboti chromosome 23, keGlaTala1.1, whole genome shotgun sequence genome window above contains:
- the LOC144453155 gene encoding ras-related and estrogen-regulated growth inhibitor-like, with the translated sequence MSRSSLRHSRSETSLANYPFRDRRGSTSSVNSVVRIVVLGASGVGKTALTVRFLTRRFIGEYHPTLESTYQYQTTVDNEDVSMEIMDTAGFVSSIFRDGQTSWAEAFLLVYSITDKTSFDHIERLWSEIKTQKPSNVMAAILVGNKNDLKHYRQVTMNDGDRLADVIGCPFYEVSAMDGQQIPLVNELFRNTVRELRTKKTENMSRKGSSAAQMKKAVKEFLSFRGSSKHKSHAT